The Trichoderma breve strain T069 chromosome 2, whole genome shotgun sequence DNA segment AAAGCGCTCGAAGAAAGAGTTACTGGCCTTGCATGTATAATTGAAGAGATGAACGCTTCCTTCCTGTCATTTGTTGATAATACTTTTTTCGGTTCATCGGATGTTAACCCTGCGCTGCTCAAACATACCATGGAGAGATTCTTAGGGCTGGCTCAAAGAGCGAATCGCCTCGTAGAAGATAAAGATCAAGTTCACATGGACCGTCAACAAGGGGTCGATATTAGCTACAATACTCTTCAACTATCTCGCGTGGCGTCTAGTCCTATGTCTCTCCTCCCAGAATCGAGTGGAACGATGGATGCTTTAACGTTATTACAGCAGGTATCTAATACAAGTACATCTATGATGTTACCGGATCTAGGACATCAGCTCTCTTTAGATCCTGCCACTTCAATCACTTCGATCACTATCGAGCCTGAGCTACCCGATATACGTCACAACCACCTTTGGGGTATTCCCAAGGACATCTCAACAGACGTGACAAGCGCTATACCATACATCCTCGCCGGCCGTGATAGCTTCTCTTCGTTCCTCTATTTTGAGACGATCGCTATGGTGGGGAAGGCCCTTCGGGGAGAGATTCCCCAAGACATCTTGAATAGCGTTCTTCGGTACAAGAGACGCTATGCCACTTTCTCTCAGGTCTTGGATGTTGTTACCGAGGTCATGAACATGTTGCTTCACGGAAAAAGCCGGAGTCCCAAGGTAAAAAGTAGAGTTCTGGAGGAACCAGAGACAAGTTTACCAGATCGGAGACACGTGAAAAGTGCGATAGCAAAGGAAATCGCATCGACGGGTACCCCAGAGGTCGAATTCATGAGCACATGGGAGGTGGAGCGATATCTACAGAATGAATGGGGATTGCTAATCAATTCCCATTCTGTTCGAATATCGTCGCATTCATCGATCCGAACGCGGCCACATACAGCCTCGCTTTCTACATACCCGAATCATTTGCATCGGTTCGCGCCACACATTGTCCCAGGCTTTACAAATCTGAATGAAAAGATATTAGAGGCGAGATTATTGATTGAGAAATTGAAAATAGGTGCCATATCTCTTGGCGAAGGACCAAGATGGCATCATTCTTTCATTGATCATGCCGTAGGATCATTCCTAACGGAGATGAGCATGAGTATCTAGATTTCTATAATTAGTTAATAACGAACAAGATCTGTCATTGGGAATCTTGTGTAGAGAGATATGTGAGAGTATAAGACTCGGGAACAAATGATACCTTGTTGTAACACCAACGTCCTTATGTTGAGTCGCAACCTTTCACACCGCTCGTTCACCAAGCCGTCTGACTACAAGGCATACTAATATACGAGGGAGGCGTTTTTTATATTCAGTTAGTCAGGAGATATATTGCTGTTCCAGTCTTGATACCCTTTAACATCATTGCTTAGAATAGCATCGTGTGTGGATGCGGAGGAGCGACAGAGGAAATTACTAGTTACAGAGTGGAATAACACTACGAACCGGATTATTAACTATTGCAATAATCACCACAAAAGTTGAGTCAAATGAATTATGACACGAAAACACCCCATTTATTCAATTAATCGGTCGTACATTAATCGGCGATGAAAAGGCTCCGAAATGGATGCTGTAAGGAACCTATGAATAACCATCTCTATGAGATCGGGCCGTGTTAATAACCTAATATCCTAGCGTGAGCCCTCTTCCCAAAACCGGATTTACGGAGTCTGTTCAACTTGGCTCTTAGCAAGCGAGATGTGGGTCTATTTCTCGAACTGGCCATCTCTGTGCACTGTGGTAGTTGCCGCTATGAATACTAGGTTTAAGACGGGTATCTAATGGATTTATGGGTTATTATCACGTTTATAAATGAAAAATGCTAGTAGGGAAATTTGGTTGGAAATAAAAGAGTGTAAAGTAGAATCGACAGAACAAAGGGAGTTGCTGAATGACCCATTGAGCAATCGAGGAATAAATGCTCGACGAAGGATCTATAAGCCCTTCGCGCCAATTGCATAGCTGAATTGATTCAATCTGATTCACTCTATCCAATTAACATTAACATGGGTGGAGATCTTGTCCTCATGACTGGAGCCACGGGCTTCTTGGGCTACCTTACCATCATCGACTTGCTTAAGCACGGATATCGCATTCGTGCTGCGGTCCGTTCTATGACTAAAGCGGAAGGAATTCTCTCTGCACCAACCCTAAAGAGCCTCTCTCCAACTTCAGAACAGCTCTCATTTGTATCCGTGCCAGACATGAGTGCTCCTGGCGCTTTTGACGACGCTATTCAGGGGGTCAAATACGTCATTCACCTCGCTGCGCCGATTCCCAGCTGGGGAGAAGGTGAACAAAACTCCTCTATCCTGGAAAAGCAATTCATTTCCGCATGCGAAAGAGGTGCTATTGAGATCCtcgaggcggcggcaacaAAATCTCATGGAACTGTGAAGCGAGTCGTAATGACTAGCACCACTGGCGCCATCCTACCACTTCCAGTTGTCTCAGGCCTGGAACGCGACTTAGAACGAGTTTGGGCTCCCAACGACCGAAACGCACCTCCGCCACCACCCTATAGCTCAGAGGTTGAGGCTTATCTTGCTGCGAAGAAGACCGCGCTCCTTGCTTCAGAAGCTTTTGTCCGAGATCAAAAACCGCTTTTTGACCTTATTACTGTCGTCCCACCATGGATATGGGCTCGTGACGAGCTGTCGAAGGACAAGGAAACCATTCTCCACAGTGGAAGTAATGGGGTTCTTCTGAGCCTATTGACAGGGAAACGATTCGAATTCGAGATGGTTGGGAATGCCGCGTATGGAGAAGACGTTGCCCGTGCCCACGTCGTCGCATTGGACCCTCATGTCCCTGGTAACCGGACGTACGTAATTAGTCGCGAGATAGTTTGGAACGATGCGATTACCATCGCAAAGAAGCTTTATCCAGAGGCCTTCAACGATGGAAGACTAAAAGCGGGAAATTGTCCAAGTTTCGTTATTAAATGGGATATAAGCGAAGTAAGTTCAAGTCTAAGCTTGCCATCcaaatatatattaactcACTTGCCTGCCTACAGACGGAGAACGAGCTTCGAATTAAACCTCAGCCGCTTGAAACGATGATAGAGAGTGTTGTTGGCCAGTACCTGGAGCTACTGGACAAAGAGGTGGCCTGAGAACAGTGGTGATGCGCCATTATAATCCGTGTACCTGACTCCATTTATAAAGTTCATCTACTTCATCCCCTATCTAGAAATAGTTCAAGTATGGTAAAACATCAGAATGCTAAGAAAACTGTATTCATATGTCGATGGAAAAAATCCGCTGATTCTTCACTCTATACACGGCGCGTTTGAGTCTCCGAAAATGGTATACACCATTAAGCGGCATATTTTTGCAGGCCAAAAGGATTAAAAGCACGCTGAATTATCCTTCGTACTGTTTACTAATGACCGAGCAGGGCATCAGAAGTAGAACAACCCCCATAAACATCACGAGATCTCCTAACCAATAGATGACTTGATCCTCTGAGGTACTTTCTTCGCAAAAAGCCTCCAAAGCCTGTGTGGCAAAGGAAACCAGATATCTCCTAATGACATCAGCTGTCCGAACTCCTTATAAGCCTTCGCGTCCAAATTTTTATCTTCAATTTTACAATTTTATCGCTCGTTATTATATTTTGAAAACAAAGTCTTCCTACTACATACAAGACTTTCATTTATGAATGTATCATTTTATAATACTCCCACCAAGTCCAGATTCAGCGTCTACATTGTTAATGTAAAGATTTAACCTTAATGAAGTAGGTGGCCTTAAAGCACAGCACATAGTTCTAATACGAATGTGTTCCTCTAATAACTATCAGTGTAAATGTGTCATCCGCTCTTATGGTCCAAGTTAAAGACACAGTTATGTATTTGGAAGGACCATAACCCGAACCAGGAGCAGAATTCGGGATATCTCTAATCTTAGCTTAGCTTGTCGCTAAAATTACGTCGGGATTGGATTGGTTTAgttttaaagttatttttgtACACCTAAATTACTCTTTGATAGCTACTTATGTTGAGTTTATCATACGGTTGTTGTCGTCATAATTGTCGAAATCTGACATCAGGAACACACCAAAGAACAATAGAGCTTCAAAATCGCATATTAAAagcctttttctcttctcactTTGGTGATTTCTCGTTTTCCATTTTGTCTTTCCCCATTGATCTTTTCCCCTCCAGAACACAAGCTGAAGTCAAGACGAAATGGAACCGCTTATTTTTGTTGTTCGCCACGCTGAAGCGGAACATAATGTAATCATGGATTTCTCGCAACGAGACCCACCATTGACCTTGAAAGGCTTTGACCAGGCATCACACTTGGCGAAAACATTTCCGGAACCTCGCTCAATCTCCGTCGTCCTGACTTCGCCCCTCAAACGGGCTCTACAAACTACCCTCAAGGGATTCTCACAGGTTCTCGCTTTGAATGGcgttggtgaagatggccaaAACGGAGCCGCTAGATTACTAGTAGATCGAGACTTACAGGAAACAAGCGATCTACCATGCGACACGGGCTCTGATCGCGATATTTTGGAGAAATTATTTCCAAACGTTGATGTTACCACGTTGGATAAGGATTGGTTTGTTAAAACCGGCATGTATGCGGCGGATGAGGAGGCTGTTATTCTTAGGGCCAAGACCTTTCGTAAGAAGCTATGGAATATTGCCAAGTCTGTACAGTCGGATCAATCTGGTTCGTCGAGTCAAAGGGCTATTGTAGTAGTCACGCATAGCGCGTTCATGCAATATCTATCGCAGGATATGAATCTCAATCTTCCACAGGCAGGGTGGAATTCATTTCGCATTCAAGAAAGGCCTGATGGCGAGATTGTCCTATTATCTACTTAAGAATGCATTTTACAGTCCGTCCTTTCATATAGTATTTCTGTTTTTAAACGCTCGGATGGAAATGACAACGTATCAATACTATGTCAAATATAACAATTGTGTGTGTTGATGTAATATAACAAACGGGAGGGCTAGAATCGGATGCATCAGGACGTGAGGATGGCCGCGACTTTGCGCGAGACAGTGACGATGCGGCGTCGCTCAACGTTGCagacgatgatgaaatgGACAGCCGCAGCTTCGGGTCCTACGAGTCGGGGGGCGCCGATGCGGACGGAGAGTCTGATCGGTGAGTATTATcgtcatcttttttttttctgaaaTTCACCACGCATTTTgtatcatcgccatcatctttcGTCTTGTCGTTGCTCAAGTGGCAATAAAAGCCAAAGGAAATGGGGTGTCAATTTAGGCCATTGTATTTTCTAGTCTCAGAACCCATTATAATACGTATCGCAAATAGCCTAATTGTAGACTACTCAGTTCGCTGTAGAAAACCCACGCTCATTATATCATCAAAACTTTCCGACCTTACTATTTTGTGAATGCTTTATTCTCTGAGGTATCCGTCTAAATGGTTCCCATGTTAAGTGCTCTACGCGCTATTGGGAACACCTGTTGTTTTGGTTAGAAATAAGTTTGAGTCGGCAGTCTTGTCTCGTGTTTCAAAATATCTCCTCTGGAATAGACGCGCCTGCCTCGAATCTTGTCTAGCAGTGAGCAAAACTTGTATCGTAGCCAGATGGACTTGTGGAAGCAGCCCGGCATCCCCGTTATCGTGCCTTGATAGCATAAGGAAATGCTTGTCTTACCAAATAGCTTGTGGACTGGTCATTATGCACGTAACACCCGCACTGTTTGATCATTGACATTGCAACTGTATTTTGATTGAGCAATGTCCCGCACTTGGTCCGTGGGGGATGCGGCTGACGGTCAGTGGCCGGAACCACTAACAGAGTCTTCCGCCGCCCCTGCATCTGAAGAGTtacgtacgagtatgctATTAATCTGCAGTGGGTGTGGGCGAATTATTGTAATTTCTCAATAGGGCCCTCCCCATCTAAAAGCTATGTACCATTATGTGTCTCATATACGAGCCCTGCTGTTGGCtgcaatctccttgatgtgaaatctttgctgttggctctAGTCATCTCGATGCAAAAGTTCTGCTGTTGGTACAATGCGCCATATTAGGACCACTACGCCCTCTGCAGTGATGTCCCTAATTTCGCCTATCAAACCACAACCGGCGGCTCACTTGGATACCCATACACACTCTCAGACACAAAGATAGCGCAGCAGGATGATCCTATGCATGGCATCGGTCATCTTACACTTTGCTCCTTCAGCTTCCTTTTGCGATCTGTCCCCTTATGAACCCATACAGTTCTGTGATTTATTTTCCTTGATTTCAAATATCGGACTGGATGCCTAAATATCATCACAAACCGTATGGCTCACTGTAGAGAGTAGACACGGTATGTACTCTTGCTGAAGAAAGCGATTTTAGCTCTGCTGAAGTTTGGAGACCATGCTGTTAAATTTAGAAACAATTAGGTCATATGCACTCTATCTTGCTATTGAACTCTAGACCTAATGTTTAAATGTTACCAGCCTCACATACTGCTCCAGCACCCGGACCAAATCCAAATGAGGAAAGAGGAAGTGTCGAGAGAACTAATTACAGCAACAGTTTGGAGCCACACCAATGATGAAGCGAATGTGGCGACCATCATGTTTGCTCCCGTTTTGGTTATGACTTGCGTTCTTTTTGCCAATTGGAGATAAACACACTTAAAAATGCACACTGATAACGGAGTGGGAAGTTAGAGCAAATGCGGAGAGGAACGGCTCGGAAGATGCGGAGACTACTCTGTATGTTGGTTCAATATGGGTTGATAGTGGTTAGGAACTGTGCTGGCGTTATACAAGGATCTTTTGGCAATGGAATGTTTGTCATAAATCCTTCTACTCGTAATCCTGCGGACGTGCAGAGATAAAGGCAAGCTGCTAAAAGCACTCCCCTCCCTGCCACAACCCCGCCCTAAACTGCGGGGACGGGCCGGTGGGACAGATCGAGATTATGGCGCTGGTCTGCCAACCCTCGGTTTCGGCAAATACTTGGCCGTCAAGTAAGCTTTTAATCTTGCAACTTACCATTGCATCTGCTTAGCCCTCTCCAGTAGCTTGTTAGTCTACGTCTTGGCGATTTCCCGATACGTAGGTTGATCTAAAGTTCGGGCCTGTGACAGCATCCTTCGGTATGTTGGCCGACTGTCGCTCGCTACCACCTTGCCACAACGTCTTCCAAGTTGCATAACGACACGCCTTCGCTCAGTTGCTCCAGGAGGTGACATTCAAGGGTCTGCCCACCTTTATGTCGATAATTAATACTACCACCATCTTTAACCGAGGCTTTCCATATCGTACTATACTTCTGATTACTTTTATCTCGCAGTATCAAGAGTAAAGCTGGATAGAGGTGTGTGCATGA contains these protein-coding regions:
- a CDS encoding NAD dependent epimerase/dehydratase family domain-containing protein, whose product is MGGDLVLMTGATGFLGYLTIIDLLKHGYRIRAAVRSMTKAEGILSAPTLKSLSPTSEQLSFVSVPDMSAPGAFDDAIQGVKYVIHLAAPIPSWGEGEQNSSILEKQFISACERGAIEILEAAATKSHGTVKRVVMTSTTGAILPLPVVSGLERDLERVWAPNDRNAPPPPPYSSEVEAYLAAKKTALLASEAFVRDQKPLFDLITVVPPWIWARDELSKDKETILHSGSNGVLLSLLTGKRFEFEMVGNAAYGEDVARAHVVALDPHVPGNRTYVISREIVWNDAITIAKKLYPEAFNDGRLKAGNCPSFVIKWDISETENELRIKPQPLETMIESVVGQYLELLDKEVA
- a CDS encoding histidine phosphatase superfamily (branch 1) domain-containing protein, which gives rise to MDFSQRDPPLTLKGFDQASHLAKTFPEPRSISVVLTSPLKRALQTTLKGFSQVLALNGVGEDGQNGAARLLVDRDLQETSDLPCDTGSDRDILEKLFPNVDVTTLDKDWFVKTGMYAADEEAVILRAKTFRKKLWNIAKSVQSDQSGREDGRDFARDSDDAASLNVADDDEMDSRSFGSYESGGADADGESDR